From a single Capsicum annuum cultivar UCD-10X-F1 chromosome 12, UCD10Xv1.1, whole genome shotgun sequence genomic region:
- the LOC107849862 gene encoding uncharacterized protein LOC107849862: MEIVIATALSGSTHDSSEDQELDINCMYFDIVGGAKTQCVYGLGSQVSTLYKDMTCNLSVVSDHVAEERIKILEKEVSYMRESQERVHQERVELEVQQRVEQEVFCLRQQSDDRFKSMEEQWSRMISDMALSSRSFSNLTLPNRDSSNA; the protein is encoded by the coding sequence atggAGATTGTCATAGCTACTGCTCTTTCGGGgtcaacacatgattcatcagAAGATCAAGAACTCGATATAAATTGCATGTACTTTGATATTGTGGGTGGAGCAAAAACACAATGTGTGTATGGATTGGGCTCTCAAGTTTCAACCTTGTATAAAGATATGACATGCAATTTGTCTGTAGTGTCCGATCACGTTGCTGAAGAGCGCATCAAAATACTTGAGAAAGAGGTGTCGTATATGAGAGAAAGTCAAGAGAGAGTTCATCAAGAACGTGTAGAGTTGGAGGTGCAACAACGAGTAGAGCAAGAGGTTTTCTGTTTAAGGCAACAAAGTGATGATCGATTCAAATCTATGGAGGAGCAATGGTCTCGCATGATAAGCGACATGGCATTATCTTCTCGCTCATTTAGTAATCTTACTCTCCCTAATAGGGACTCGTCTAATGCTTAG